In Campylobacter vulpis, a genomic segment contains:
- a CDS encoding tetratricopeptide repeat protein: MKKITLVALFGATFLYAETSAFGAGNLTSNSAYGLTSNEKLFKDKLDTLGNEYSSLNAKINETNERLEGLQSMLEGINSQYAKSNSRLTQLETNGESVENNLSLELKSLKAYVEESRKIQDANHKQVKKILTELSSLVDSINNNYVSKNDFNDTNRTKMTFNTTRNDSNLTSEENASVAATSQTQEVKADDSWKKEKHNEILKLAIKDLNENLFENSREKFNYLIEKHYKPARANFWLGEIEYKQQNYNNAIVYYKKSSSISTKGDYFPKLLYHTAISLDKVGDTKSANGFYKALKTNYPNTPEAKASPNRK; the protein is encoded by the coding sequence ATGAAAAAAATTACCTTAGTAGCTCTCTTTGGAGCTACCTTTCTTTATGCGGAGACTTCTGCTTTTGGTGCAGGAAATTTAACGAGCAATTCAGCCTATGGACTAACTTCAAATGAAAAATTATTTAAAGACAAGCTTGATACATTAGGCAATGAATATTCTTCCCTTAATGCTAAAATTAATGAAACAAATGAGAGATTAGAAGGCTTGCAAAGTATGCTTGAGGGCATTAATTCTCAGTATGCTAAGTCAAATTCACGCTTAACTCAACTTGAGACAAATGGCGAAAGTGTAGAAAATAATCTTAGCTTAGAACTTAAAAGTCTTAAAGCTTATGTTGAGGAAAGTAGAAAGATACAAGATGCAAATCACAAGCAGGTTAAGAAAATTTTAACAGAGCTTAGCTCTTTAGTTGATTCTATCAATAACAATTATGTTTCTAAAAATGACTTTAATGATACAAATCGCACAAAAATGACTTTTAACACAACGAGAAACGATAGCAATCTTACTAGCGAAGAAAATGCTAGTGTCGCAGCAACTTCACAAACACAAGAAGTTAAAGCTGATGATAGTTGGAAAAAAGAAAAGCATAATGAAATTTTGAAATTAGCAATTAAAGATTTAAATGAAAATCTTTTTGAAAATTCTAGGGAAAAATTTAATTATCTTATAGAAAAACATTATAAGCCTGCAAGGGCGAATTTTTGGCTTGGAGAGATAGAGTATAAGCAGCAAAATTATAATAATGCTATTGTTTATTATAAAAAAAGTTCAAGCATAAGCACTAAGGGAGATTATTTTCCTAAATTATTGTACCATACAGCTATTTCTTTAGATAAAGTGGGTGATACAAAAAGTGCTAATGGCTTTTACAAGGCTTTAAAAACAAATTATCCCAACACTCCAGAAGCAAAAGCTTCGCCAAATCGTAAATAA
- the pal gene encoding peptidoglycan-associated lipoprotein Pal produces the protein MKKILFTSIAALAIAISGCSTKSTSVSGGTDVDGSRGSGGSDGWDIDSKISQLNDTLGKVYFDFDKFNIRSDMQSVVSTNANIFNTEVSGTSITVEGNCDEWGTDEYNQALGLKRAKAVKDALISQGVNSDRISVKSYGETNPVCTEKTKTCDAQNRRAEFKLAR, from the coding sequence ATGAAGAAAATTCTTTTTACTTCAATTGCAGCTCTTGCGATTGCGATTAGTGGTTGTAGTACTAAAAGTACTAGCGTAAGTGGTGGCACAGATGTTGATGGTTCTCGTGGCTCAGGTGGTAGTGATGGTTGGGACATTGATTCAAAAATCTCTCAACTTAACGATACTTTAGGTAAAGTTTATTTTGACTTTGATAAATTCAATATTAGAAGCGATATGCAATCTGTCGTTAGCACAAATGCAAATATCTTCAATACTGAAGTAAGTGGCACAAGCATTACTGTTGAAGGAAACTGCGATGAGTGGGGAACTGATGAGTATAATCAAGCTTTGGGACTTAAAAGAGCTAAAGCTGTTAAAGATGCGCTTATCTCTCAAGGTGTGAATTCTGATAGAATTTCTGTAAAAAGCTATGGAGAAACTAACCCTGTTTGCACAGAAAAAACTAAAACTTGCGATGCACAAAACCGCCGTGCAGAGTTTAAATTAGCAAGATAA
- the tolB gene encoding Tol-Pal system protein TolB, whose translation MRKILLVFLAIFSVVWAEDPVIDVVNKGVVLPKIIVKDNSNLSDANLKRSFYNMIVNDLKVSSNFEVVDEGSENSNYTFEYALTKNGEKLNLNIKIKAGGAEKSNQDYTLNKVEQYPFLAHKGVKDSVQFLGLAPVEWMDHKILIARTNSSKRSQIIMADYTLTYQRVIVDGGLNLFPKWANEEQTMFYYTAYDHDKPTLFRFDLTSNKASKILSSGGMVVASDVNKKGDKILVTMAPQDQPDVYLYDLNSKNLSKLTNYSGIDVNANFIGEDESKVVFVSDRLGYPNIFIQNLGSTSAEQAVFHGRNNSAVSTYKDFLVYSSREPKQAGVFNIYLMSIKSDYIRQLSANGKNLFPRFSSDGGSIVFIKHLGNQSALGVIRVNANKTFYFPLKVGKIQSIDW comes from the coding sequence ATGAGAAAAATTTTACTAGTTTTTTTAGCTATTTTTAGTGTGGTATGGGCGGAGGATCCTGTCATTGATGTCGTTAATAAGGGCGTTGTTTTACCAAAAATTATTGTTAAGGATAATTCAAATTTAAGCGATGCAAATTTAAAGCGTAGTTTTTATAATATGATAGTCAATGACCTTAAAGTTAGTTCAAATTTTGAAGTGGTTGATGAGGGAAGTGAAAATTCTAATTATACCTTTGAATATGCTCTTACAAAAAATGGTGAAAAATTAAATCTTAATATCAAAATTAAAGCAGGCGGAGCAGAAAAATCTAATCAAGACTACACTCTAAACAAGGTCGAGCAGTATCCCTTTTTAGCACATAAGGGCGTTAAGGATTCTGTGCAATTTTTGGGCTTGGCACCTGTGGAGTGGATGGACCATAAAATTCTTATCGCTAGGACAAATTCGTCAAAACGCAGTCAAATCATTATGGCAGATTATACGCTCACTTATCAAAGGGTAATAGTCGATGGAGGCTTAAATTTGTTTCCTAAATGGGCAAATGAAGAACAAACGATGTTTTACTATACCGCTTATGACCACGATAAACCTACCCTTTTTCGCTTTGATTTAACGAGCAATAAGGCAAGTAAAATTCTCTCAAGTGGTGGTATGGTAGTCGCTAGTGATGTGAATAAAAAAGGCGATAAAATCTTAGTAACTATGGCACCGCAGGATCAGCCCGATGTGTATTTGTATGATTTAAATAGTAAGAATTTAAGCAAACTTACAAATTATTCAGGCATTGATGTCAATGCAAATTTCATAGGCGAAGATGAGTCAAAAGTTGTTTTCGTTTCGGATAGATTAGGTTATCCTAACATTTTCATACAAAATTTAGGTAGCACTTCAGCCGAACAAGCCGTTTTTCACGGAAGAAATAATTCCGCGGTTTCAACTTATAAAGATTTTTTAGTCTATTCAAGCCGCGAACCTAAACAAGCAGGTGTCTTTAATATTTATTTAATGTCTATTAAGAGTGATTATATTAGACAGCTTAGTGCAAATGGCAAAAATTTATTTCCGCGTTTTTCTAGTGATGGTGGAAGTATCGTTTTTATCAAGCATTTGGGAAATCAAAGTGCTTTAGGTGTGATTCGTGTCAATGCAAATAAAACTTTTTATTTTCCGTTAAAAGTAGGTAAAATTCAGTCGATTGATTGGTAA